One Halichondria panicea chromosome 6, odHalPani1.1, whole genome shotgun sequence genomic window carries:
- the LOC135337797 gene encoding Golgi reassembly-stacking protein 2-like, whose product MGGAQSSTGIPEGGTEGYHVLKVLDSSPASKAALDPYFDFIVCIDGVRLNQENDMLKQVLQKYIDQPVQLVVYSSKTRTTRELSLVPSNVWGGQGLLGVSIRFCSFEKATENIWHVLEVHPNSPAAQAGLIPHTDYILGSEVMAGDDDLYTIIENNDHKQIKLFVYNGDTDLCREVLLTPNTEWGGEGSLGCGIGYGYLHRIPAKKETLGGKVRDPELGGHTDLPDGPNTAPTEGYSDVPLSVPSQPSTPGHSEVATTAASSIATIEASVNSMSITQPITNLPSSLTPAPVTVVRIPNPNQPSSEAVVSPQPMPAYQAPPSNVMHQASPQQQGMPTQYIGAPQLQATAVPMEQQLTSGVPTQQQQLSMPQSTQVTSLPGAQYSQRQTPVPATYSQLPINTHMTTGVTPQVFTSATGAVSGLPAAPPTFSLPSVPPTISLGPAPSLSQSVSAN is encoded by the exons ATGGGAGGTGCACAGTCGTCAACTGGCATCCCAGAAGGAGGCACAGAGGGGTACCATGTTTTAAAG GTACTTGACTCGTCCCCAGCCAGTAAAGCTGCTCTCGATCCATATTTTGACTTCATCGTGTGTATAGATGGGGTCAGGCTG AACCAGGAGAATGACATGTTAAAGCAGGTACTCCAGAAGTACATAGACCAGCCGGTACAGCTGGTGGTGTACAGCTCAAAGACACGGACCACCAGAG AGTTGAGCCTGGTGCCTAGTAACGTGTGGGGAGGTCAGGGACTGTTGGGAGTGTCCATTAGATTCTGCTCATTCGAAAAGGCCACAGAGAACATCTGGCACGTGTTG GAGGTTCATCCCAATTCACCAGCTGCCCAAGCTGGGCTCATTCCCCACACAGACTACATCCTAGGGTCAGAGGTGATGGCAGGGGACGATGACTTATACACTATCATCGAGAACAACGATCACAAGCAGATTAAGCTCTTTGTCTACAACGGTGACACAGACCTCTGCAGAGAG GTTCTACTGACACCCAACACTGAGTGGGGAGGAGAGGGTTCCCTCGGCTGTGGTATTGGGTACGGCTACCTCCATCGAATCCCAGCCAAGAAGGAGACGCTGGGAGGGAAGGTTAGAGATCCTGAGCTAGGAGGCCACACCGACCTCCCTGACGGGCCAAACACAGCCCCTACTGAGGGTTACTCTGAT GTTCCTCTGTCTGTGCCAAGCCAGCCAAGTACTCCTGGACATTCTGAGGTTGCAACCACGGCAGCAAGCTCCATAGCAACCATTGAAGCCAGTGTCAACTCGATGAGCATCACACAACCAATCACGAATCTTCCAAGCTCTCTAACACCTGCTCCCGTTACTGTTGTCAGAATTCCCAACCCCAACCAGCCCTCATCTGAAGCTGTCGTTTCTCCTCAGCCTATGCCTGCATATCAAGCGCCTCCTTCAAACGTTATGCACCAAGCTTCTCCTCAACAGCAGGGTATGCCCACACAATACATAGGAGCTCCACAACTTCAAGCTACAGCAGTACCAATGGAACAACAACTTACCTCAGGAGTACCTACACAGCAGCAACAACTGTCAATGCCGCAGTCTACCCAAGTGACTTCTTTGCCTGGAGCTCAATACTCGCAACGACAGACACCTGTTCCTGCTACCTACTCCCAGCTTCCAATCAATACACATATGACGACAGGAGTGACCCCACAGGTGTTTACAAGTGCCACAGGTGCTGTGTCTGGATTACCCgcagccccgcccactttcTCACTCCCTAGTGTGCCCCCTACGATCAGTCTTGGACCGGCCCCTTCCTTATCGCAGAGTGTCTCAGCAAACTGA